Part of the Cytophagia bacterium CHB2 genome is shown below.
GTTGCGCTCTTTCTTCTCGAGCGGCGGAACGGCGCAACACTTCCGCAAGATCTTTGGTGCCAAGATAAGAGTAAATACCGCCCTGCCGAAAAATTTTTGTTTCCACCTCCTGCCGGGAATACTTGCCGGAGAAACAAAGATCAACTAGCTTCATCACCGGCAACGATCCCGCGCGCTCGGTGGAAAACGCGCCTTCTTCTCGCGAGTTTGTGACCTCGATCATCTTACCGTTCTCATGCGCAGAGATGGAAATGCCGCTGCCGAGATGCGCGATAATCAAGCGCAAATCGCGATACACTTTGCCCTGCTCGCGAGCAAAACGTTTGGCAATGGCTTTGGTGTTCAGCGCATGCGAGAGACATTCGCGATCCATTCCCGCCAAACCGGAAAGGCGCGCGACCGGCGGCCATTCATCAACGCTCACCGGATCAACAATAAAAGCCGGACAGCGGGCATGCGCTGCGAGCTGGTGCGCGAGAAATGCGCCAAGATTGGAAGCATGCTCGCCGCGCTCGACGCGGCGCAAATCCTCGAGCATGTGATCATTGACCAGATAGGTTCCGCTTGCCAAGGGCTTCAACAAGCCGCCGCGACC
Proteins encoded:
- the buk gene encoding butyrate kinase, with protein sequence MDDKTFQILVINPGSTSTKFAQFTNEAPVFTETLRHSDAELAQFINSPILAQLEFRLEKILASLRDHAVGLRHLDAVAGRGGLLKPLASGTYLVNDHMLEDLRRVERGEHASNLGAFLAHQLAAHARCPAFIVDPVSVDEWPPVARLSGLAGMDRECLSHALNTKAIAKRFAREQGKVYRDLRLIIAHLGSGISISAHENGKMIEVTNSREEGAFSTERAGSLPVMKLVDLCFSGKYSRQEVETKIFRQGGIYSYLGTKDLAEVLRRSAAREERAQLVVAGLVYQCCKEIGAMAAVLAGRVDAILLTGGMVHPVEVAERMKAQVNWIAPVFVYPGEDEIRALAEGALRVLRGEEEALDYQLQ